Proteins encoded by one window of Panicum virgatum strain AP13 chromosome 7N, P.virgatum_v5, whole genome shotgun sequence:
- the LOC120682785 gene encoding probable ascorbate-specific transmembrane electron transporter 2 has protein sequence MAAAGLGVKAAPFTYAAHALAAAAAALVLVWCVHFRGGLALEAQNKNLIFNVHPVLMLIGYIILGSEAIMIYKVFPKLNHDTAKLTHLILHAIATVLGAFGIYCAFKFHNDSGIANLYSLHSWLGIGTISLYGIQWVFGFVTFFFPSAALSVRRSALPWHALFGLFVYVLALATAELGFLEKLTFLETGGLDKYGAEAFLVNFTALVVVLFGASVVIAAVTPAHVEAPQGYESIPVN, from the exons ATGGCCGCGGCCGGGCTGGGCGTGAAGGCGGCGCCGTTCACGTACGCGGCGcacgcgctggcggcggcggcggcggcgctggtgctggTGTGGTGCGTCCACTTCCGCGGCGGCCTCGCGCTCGAGGCCCAGAACAAGAACCTCATCTTCAAC GTTCACCCTGTGCTGATGCTGATTGGATACATTATCCTCGGCAGTGAAG CCATTATGATCTACAAGGTGTTCCCAAAACTGAACCACGACACCGCCAAGCTGACGCACCTGATCCTCCACGCCATCGCGACTGTGCTCGGCGCCTTCGGGATCTACTGCGCCTTCAAGTTCCACAACGACAGTGGGATCGCCAACCTCTACAGCCTGCACTCCTGGCTCGGCATCGGGACGATCTCCCTGTACGGCATCCAG TGGGTATTCGGATtcgtgaccttcttcttccccagcgCGGCGCTGAGCGTGAGGCGCAGCGCACTGCCGTGGCACGCGCTGTTCGGGCTCTTCGTCTACGTGCTGGCGCTGGCGACCGCGGAGCTCGGGTTCCTGGAGAAGCTCACCTTCCTGGAGACCGGGGGGCTCGACAAGTACGGCGCCGAGGCGTTCCTGGTGAACTTCACGGCGCTCGTCGTCGTGCTGTTCGGCGCCTCCGTAGTCATCGCCGCCGTCACGCCGGCGCACGTTGAGGCACCGCAGGGCTACGAGTCGATTCCGGTCAACTAA
- the LOC120680705 gene encoding heavy metal-associated isoprenylated plant protein 39-like isoform X1 yields MPAQQKVVLKVSSMSDEKVKQKAMETVADIYGIDSIGADHKEQKMTVIGDMDPVEITKKLKKFGKIDIVSVGPAKDDKDDKKGGKK; encoded by the exons ATGCCGGCGCAG CAGAAGGTGGTCTTGAAGGTCTCCTCCATGAGCGATGAGAAGGTGAAGCAAAAGGCAATGGAAACTGTTGCGGATATCTACG GAATTGATTCCATAGGCGCTGATCACAAAGAGCAAAAAATGACTGTAATCGGTGACATGGACCCTGTTGAGATCACTAAGAAGTTGAAGAAATTCGGGAAGATAGATATTGTCTCAGTTGGCCCGGCCAAGGATGACAAGGACGACAAGAAAGGGGGAAAGAAGTGA
- the LOC120680705 gene encoding heavy metal-associated isoprenylated plant protein 39-like isoform X2: MPAQKVVLKVSSMSDEKVKQKAMETVADIYGIDSIGADHKEQKMTVIGDMDPVEITKKLKKFGKIDIVSVGPAKDDKDDKKGGKK; this comes from the exons ATGCCGGCGCAG AAGGTGGTCTTGAAGGTCTCCTCCATGAGCGATGAGAAGGTGAAGCAAAAGGCAATGGAAACTGTTGCGGATATCTACG GAATTGATTCCATAGGCGCTGATCACAAAGAGCAAAAAATGACTGTAATCGGTGACATGGACCCTGTTGAGATCACTAAGAAGTTGAAGAAATTCGGGAAGATAGATATTGTCTCAGTTGGCCCGGCCAAGGATGACAAGGACGACAAGAAAGGGGGAAAGAAGTGA